A genomic stretch from [Limnothrix rosea] IAM M-220 includes:
- the aroC gene encoding chorismate synthase, whose amino-acid sequence MGNSFGHLFRITTYGESHGGGVGVIIDGCPPLVEISAEEIQHELDRRRPGQSKITTPRNEADRCEIMSGVFDGKTTGTPISILVRNKDQRSKDYSEMKQKYRPSHADFTYDSKYGIRNYEGGGRSSARETIGRVAAGAIAKKILQQFSGVEIIGYVKRIKDCEAPNIDPSTVTLEAVESNIVRCPDAAAAERMIDLIDEIRRDRNSIGGVVECVARNVPKGLGMPVFDKLEADLAKGAMSLPASKGFEIGSGFAGTLLTGHEHNDEFTVDDQGDIRTKTNRSGGIQGGISNGENIILRVAFKPTATIGKEQQTATRDGEATVLAAKGRHDPCVLPRAVPMVEAMVALVLCDHLLRHQGQCKTLSI is encoded by the coding sequence ATGGGCAATAGTTTCGGCCATTTATTTCGCATCACAACCTACGGAGAATCCCATGGAGGCGGCGTTGGCGTCATTATTGACGGCTGTCCTCCCCTCGTAGAAATTTCCGCTGAAGAGATTCAACACGAATTAGACCGCCGCCGTCCCGGCCAAAGCAAAATTACGACTCCCCGCAACGAAGCCGACCGCTGCGAAATCATGTCAGGAGTCTTTGACGGCAAAACCACCGGTACACCCATCTCCATTTTGGTGCGCAATAAAGACCAGCGTTCCAAAGACTATTCCGAGATGAAGCAAAAATATCGGCCATCCCATGCCGACTTTACCTACGATTCTAAATACGGTATCCGCAACTACGAAGGCGGTGGGCGCTCCTCTGCTCGCGAAACCATTGGCCGCGTCGCTGCCGGGGCGATCGCCAAAAAGATTTTGCAACAATTTTCTGGCGTTGAAATCATCGGCTACGTTAAACGTATCAAAGACTGCGAAGCCCCCAATATCGACCCAAGCACCGTCACCCTAGAAGCCGTCGAGAGCAACATTGTCCGTTGCCCCGATGCCGCCGCCGCCGAACGAATGATTGACCTCATTGACGAGATTCGCCGTGATCGAAACTCTATTGGTGGCGTTGTCGAATGTGTCGCCCGAAATGTACCAAAAGGTTTAGGAATGCCAGTTTTCGATAAACTAGAAGCAGACCTTGCCAAAGGGGCAATGTCCCTCCCCGCAAGCAAGGGATTTGAAATTGGTTCAGGATTTGCCGGAACACTCCTCACAGGGCATGAACATAATGATGAGTTTACCGTCGATGATCAGGGTGACATTCGCACAAAAACCAATCGCTCCGGTGGTATCCAAGGCGGAATTTCCAACGGAGAGAATATAATCCTAAGAGTGGCTTTCAAACCGACAGCAACAATTGGGAAAGAACAACAAACTGCAACCCGCGATGGCGAAGCAACCGTTCTTGCCGCAAAGGGAAGACACGATCCCTGTGTTTTGCCCCGCGCCGTACCAATGGTGGAAGCCATGGTTGCCCTTGTCTTGTGCGATCATCTTTT
- the murQ gene encoding N-acetylmuramic acid 6-phosphate etherase encodes MQANQSRGHLLTEQINPNSQNLDQMTAVALVDLFNAEDQKTIEAIAAARIELAEAIEITSAALNNNGRLFYIGAGTSGRLGVLDAAECPPTFCTPPELVQGILAGGKDALVKSSESLEDRPEDGAQAVIDYGITEKDVLVGITAGGTTPYVRGALAAANEMGTKTIFISCVPIDQVPCDVDVNIRLLTGPEILAGSTRLKAGTVTKMALNILSTSVMVKLGKVYGNRMIDVAVTNDKLYDRALRILQDLTDLPRAEAETLLDKSKRKVKTALLMYWNQIDAAEAEDLLAQQSGDLRSALKA; translated from the coding sequence GTGCAAGCAAATCAAAGTCGTGGTCATCTTTTGACAGAACAAATTAACCCCAATAGTCAAAATCTCGATCAAATGACGGCTGTGGCATTGGTGGATTTATTTAATGCTGAAGATCAAAAAACGATTGAGGCGATCGCCGCCGCCCGGATAGAGCTTGCTGAAGCCATCGAAATCACAAGTGCTGCACTAAACAATAATGGCCGACTCTTCTATATTGGCGCAGGAACAAGTGGGCGTTTAGGAGTGCTTGATGCAGCAGAATGTCCCCCCACATTTTGTACACCGCCAGAGCTAGTACAGGGGATTCTCGCGGGCGGCAAAGATGCCCTTGTCAAAAGTTCAGAGAGCCTTGAAGATCGCCCAGAAGACGGAGCACAGGCCGTCATTGACTACGGCATTACCGAGAAGGATGTCCTCGTCGGGATTACTGCCGGAGGTACAACGCCCTATGTACGAGGGGCATTAGCCGCAGCCAACGAAATGGGCACAAAAACAATTTTTATCAGCTGTGTGCCCATTGACCAAGTGCCCTGTGATGTGGATGTGAATATTCGCCTATTAACGGGGCCAGAAATTTTAGCGGGATCCACACGTTTAAAAGCGGGTACAGTCACGAAAATGGCACTTAATATTTTATCGACTAGTGTCATGGTAAAACTTGGAAAAGTTTATGGTAATCGTATGATTGATGTTGCCGTTACTAATGACAAACTTTATGATCGTGCCCTGCGTATTCTTCAGGATTTAACTGATTTACCTAGGGCAGAAGCGGAGACTTTACTTGATAAGTCTAAACGTAAAGTGAAGACGGCTTTGTTAATGTATTGGAATCAGATTGATGCAGCGGAAGCGGAAGATTTATTGGCTCAACAATCTGGTGATTTACGCTCAGCCCTTAAGGCATAA